acacccagcgatgctcaggggttactcctgactttgcactcaggaattactcctggcggtgcttgggggaccacatgggatgccgaggatcgaacccggatcggccgtgtgcaaggcaaacaccctacccgctgtgctatcgctccggccccatacattatttttttttaaaaagtggtgacATACAAACCATAAGTGTTCTTCTATGTTCGTGTTATTTTCTGATAAAtcacttttcatatatttttacataggttattttggtgttttactttttaattattttatttttataaagttgtttttgatgatttattgcattccctattccaacaccaattccatcaccattatTCCTCCCCACtgccattatttctaattttccaccACGcaaacctgccccaatagcaggtcctaaataatttattttatattgattgttatCAATAACTCACTAAAAATGGTCAAAAAGGTATCCTCAGAAGAAACTGTgtaaagattattgtatctcaccctggagatattaagcccttgcataagagattactagggctggagcgatagcacagtggtagggcgttcacctttcacgcgggcgacccgtgttcgattcctcctcccctctcggagagcccggcaagctaccaagagtatcaagcccgcatggcagagcctggcaagctacctgtgtgtattggatatgccaaaaacagtaacaataagtctttcaatgagagacgttactagtgcccgcttgaacaaatctatgagcaacgggacgacagtgacaatgataagagattactaacatgtttgttgttaaaggttaatacttgtgtgctaatattttcttgagatcagttgccttctactttacatcccattcaaTGTGATGTGCTACAGTGGTGTAGAgtacatcagtggggtagagGGTGAGATGTCACGGCAACAGActtcagaaattctaaaattttaaatagggtgacacaactggagttaaatttttagctggatggtgactaaggtccagaaacatctctgcagcttgttgatctcttccgaaatttatttgtgagtctctggatcatggttggtTAATAAGCTCGTATGGCACCAgcggcagttcgtgggcatgactgccaggctcccagaagaacaggggatGTGGGGTGGTCACCCACACCTGaatccatgagagcctggagattttggtcatgAAACCCACAAAGCTGAGTTTtccaacagattcattcctggacaaggcttgtcctgagcctgtgagatctggccgtgagcatggctgcGATGGAGTggggaggttttcggctgccggggctctgcttgggcggctTGTGGGCTCAACCACCCCCTCCAGGGTCCTGGATATGAGagtcagcctggcacagggtctggggcATTTCTGCAGCATGTTGatatctttcgagatttatttatgagtcctaCACAGGTTATTTTGGCCAAGATAAATAAAGCACCACTGGACTCTGTAAGTACAATGTAGAAACAATGTGAGGCTGAATGTAGAGAtaattttctctgatttttggTAACTGTTACCTAGCAGTGCTAGGGAGCAGAGAGACCACTCCCTAGGGATCTCAGCCAGAGAGTCCAAGAATACGGCGCCAAGAAGTCACCCTGGCCACTCCCGGTGGTGATGGATTCCTCTGttgccatatctggcagtgctcaatgctctggggaccgtgtCGCGCAGTGGATGGCGTcctctgcctttccctccctgggcCCTCAAACTGAGGTATCTTAATTATTGTATTACCAGTTTACTTCACTAGAGGGAGCTATGAGGCATAACAATTACTAATgccttcaataaaaaaaaaataggtgattTTAGAAAATAGTTATGTATAGAAGAGAAACTGTCGCTCATAAGGTGTCCTCTTAAAGCATATGCTTCTCCCATGTAAAGCATGGTCAGGTCCAGGGAGAAATGTTTCCTGAGGATTGACAATGAGCTAGTTCATGATTAGTCCTTGAAACTtggtggatttttatttatttaccaattAATTTGTACACGTTTTCATTCATTGGCTAAAGGTTTATCAAGAGTGTAAGTGCCCAACACTGCTAGGCATTAGAATATAGAAGTAGATTTAACGGTGGCGGCTGGTGCTGCGCCGGATCCGGGAGAGGGGCGGGCGCCATTGTGCTTCGCTGTCGACTGCCGGGTCTCAGTTACGGGCCTAGAACTCGGAGGGAGAAGGCGACGGGGAGCTAGCGACGAGCGGGACGCACCCTGTTCGGGGCCATCTGTGGAGCAGGGGAACCTTAAACATGGAGTCCAAACCATCTCGGATTCCAAGAAGAATTTCTGTTCAACCCTCCAGCTCTTTAAGTGCTAGGATGATGTCTGGAAACAGAGGTAGTAGTTTAAATGATACCGTATATCACCCACGAGACTCCGCATTTAGACTGGATTCTGAATATCAGACCACATCAGCATCAGCATCTACATCACCATTTCAATCTACATGGTATGGTGAATCTGAGATAACTCAGGGAGCACGCTCAAGATCACAAAACCAGCAACGGGATCATGACTCAAAAAGACCTAAACTTTCTTGTACCAACTGTACATCTACCTCAGCTGGGAGAAGTGTTGGACATGGTTTAAATGCAATGTCAGATTCTTCTTGGAGGCATAGTCAAGTTCCCAGATCATCATCAATGGTACTTGGATCCTTtggaacagactttttttttttttttttttttttgctttttaggtcacacctggcgatacacaggggtcactcctggctctgcactcaggaaccacccctggcgctgctcaggggaccatatgggatgctgggaatcgaacccgggtcggccgagtgcaaggcaaatgccctacccgctgcgctatcgctccagcccctggaacagacttaatgagagagaggagagatttaGAAAGGAGAACAGATTCTTCCCTTAGTAATCTTATGGATTATAATCATCGAAGTGGTGATTTCACAACTTCATCCTATGTTCAAGACAGAGTTCCTTCTGCGTATTTACAGGGAGCAAGACCAAAAGAGAATTCAATGAGCACTTTACAGTTGAACACACCATCCACTAACCACCAGTTGCCTTCTGAACATCAAACCATGCCATGTTCTAGGGACCCACGTAGAAATTCTTTAAGATCAAATTTTTCTCCAAGAGATTTGGAATCTCCTCAAGTACACAATATACAGCCTGGGTTTTCTTATATTTCAAATAGAGATGAAACTTCATCCATAACCAGTTCGGATAGAGTTGGTTCATCTCAAAGACCGTTTCAAGTATCTTCTGACAATGAAGGTAGACGAACAACCAGAAGATTGCTGTCACGTATAGCATCTAGTatgtcttctacttttttttcacgAAGATCTAGTCAGGATTCCTTGAATGCAAGATCATTGAGTTCTGAGAATTCTTACATTTCTCCAAGAATTTTGACAGCTTCACAGTCTCGTAATGCAGCATCAACTTCTGACCTTCCTGATAATAGATCATCTGAAGCTTCTCAGGGATTTCGATTTCTTAGGCGAAGATGGGGTTTATCATCTCTTAGCCAAAATCATAGCTCTGAGCCAGAGTCAGAAAATTATAACCAAGAATCAGAAGGTAGAAGTACAGGACCATGGTTATCATCTTCACTTAGAAATAGATGTACACCTTTGTTCTCTAGAAGGAGGCGAGAGGGTCGAGATGAGTCTTCAAGAATATCTACCTCTGATATACCATCTAGATCTCATCATATTTTTAGAAGAGAATCAAATGAAGTGTTCCATCTTGGAGTACAGAATGATTCCCTTGGCGCTGCTGCCACCAGACCACAAGCGTCTGCAGCTTCCAGCAGTGCAGCCATCGGTAGTTCTGCATCAGATTCAGCTTACAGTGGAAGGAATACAGGAATAACCAGAATTCTTCCTGGTTCTTTATTTCGATTTGCTGTCCCCCCAGCACTTGGAAATAATTTGACCGACAATGTCATGATCACTGTAGATATCATTCCTTCAGGTTGGAGTTCTTCTGAtggaaaaaatgataaaactaaaaGTGCACCttccagagacccagagagacttcagaaaataaaagagagccTTCTTTTAGAGGACtctgaagaagaagaaggtgacTTGTGTAGAATTTGTCAAATGGCAG
The nucleotide sequence above comes from Sorex araneus isolate mSorAra2 chromosome 1, mSorAra2.pri, whole genome shotgun sequence. Encoded proteins:
- the LOC129404401 gene encoding E3 ubiquitin-protein ligase MARCHF7-like, with protein sequence MESKPSRIPRRISVQPSSSLSARMMSGNRGSSLNDTVYHPRDSAFRLDSEYQTTSASASTSPFQSTWYGESEITQGARSRSQNQQRDHDSKRPKLSCTNCTSTSAGRSVGHGLNAMSDSSWRHSQVPRSSSMVLGSFGTDLMRERRDLERRTDSSLSNLMDYNHRSGDFTTSSYVQDRVPSAYLQGARPKENSMSTLQLNTPSTNHQLPSEHQTMPCSRDPRRNSLRSNFSPRDLESPQVHNIQPGFSYISNRDETSSITSSDRVGSSQRPFQVSSDNEGRRTTRRLLSRIASSMSSTFFSRRSSQDSLNARSLSSENSYISPRILTASQSRNAASTSDLPDNRSSEASQGFRFLRRRWGLSSLSQNHSSEPESENYNQESEGRSTGPWLSSSLRNRCTPLFSRRRREGRDESSRISTSDIPSRSHHIFRRESNEVFHLGVQNDSLGAAATRPQASAASSSAAIGSSASDSAYSGRNTGITRILPGSLFRFAVPPALGNNLTDNVMITVDIIPSGWSSSDGKNDKTKSAPSRDPERLQKIKESLLLEDSEEEEGDLCRICQMAASSSSNLLIEPCKCTGSLQYVHQECMKKWLQTKINSGSSLEAVTTCELCKEKLQLNLEDFDIHELHRAHANEQAEYEFISSGLYLVVLLHLCEQSFSDMMGNTNEPSTRVRFINLLQRMTPKKMEIITEHLILPNLIKDKWMICEQVFIKTGN